One genomic region from Branchiostoma lanceolatum isolate klBraLanc5 chromosome 7, klBraLanc5.hap2, whole genome shotgun sequence encodes:
- the LOC136438612 gene encoding large ribosomal subunit protein uL3m-like, with amino-acid sequence MAASMLVRAVQNSRQTWSSCTRYASLENSQWTLCLPAVTTVLPCRTTTRRRDRLPLPKRLYVPDKTRTDQDRQADELTPQNIAHIQESYKEEEESLTQARLCPLKDEPWPRHAWTPESRRTGVLATKIGMMPMWTKTGHRLTITLLQVQDCHVIRYVPVEDSDNPDRQQGLLTLGHRTCSPFYLSEEYLRTFEKAGVPPKRKIAEFKVSKDAAIKPGTPLYAAHFRPGQYVDVYGKSVDKGFQGVMKRHGFKGQPASHGQTKTHRRAGAIGTAGHGRVLPGTKMPGPMGNVVRYTRGLKIWRVNTKHNILYVNGQVPGHNDGWIKVYDSILYKSKHRKKLEDHLGSLPFPTYFEEEEGELEEDLYDDDLFRFDEPSIVFESAEGTKK; translated from the exons ATGGCGGCGTCCATGTTAGTCCGTGCGGTGCAAAATAGCAGACAAACTTGGTCAAGTTGCACTCGATATGCATCTTTGGAAAACTCACAGTGGACACTTTG TCTTCCAGCAGTCACCACCGTCCTGCCATGTAGAACCACCACCAGGCGGCGCGACCGGTTACCGCTTCCCAAAAGACTCTACGTCCCGGACAAAACCAGAACTGACCAGGACCGTCAAGCCGACGAGCTGACGCCACAGAACATAGCGCACATCCAGGAGTCTTacaaggaggaggaggagtcttTAACGCAGGCCAGACTGTGTCCACTTAAAGACGAGCCCTGGCCCAGACATGCCTGGACACCAGAGTCCAGAAGAACGGGTGTTCTGGCCACCAAGATTGGCATGATGCCGATGTGGACCAAGACAGGACACAGACTCACCATAACTCTACTACAG GTCCAGGACTGCCATGTGATCAGGTATGTTCCAGTAGAGGACAGTGACAATCCAGACAGGCAGCAGGGACTCCTCACACTGGGACACAGAACATGCTCACCCTTCTAT CTGTCAGAGGAGTACTTGCGGACGTTTGAAAAAGCCGGCGTTCCACCTAAGAGGAAGATTGCAGAGTTCAAGGTCTCTAAAGATGCTGCTATCAAACCAG GTACACCACTGTATGCAGCTCATTTCAGACCAGGCCAGTATGTAGATGTGTATGGCAAAAG TGTAGATAAAGGATTCCAGGGTGTGATGAAGAGACATGGGTTCAAGGGTCAGCCGGCCTCACACggacagacaaaaacacacagacgaGCCGGCGCTATTGGCACAGCG GGTCATGGCAGAGTCCTGCCTGGAACCAAGATGCCTGGACCCATGGGAAATGTCGTCCGTTACACAAGGGGACTCAAG ATCTGGAGGGTCAACACCAAACACAACATTCTGTACGTGAACGGTCAAGTCCCCGGCCACAACGACGGCTGGATCAAGGTCTACGACTCCATCCTGTACAAGTCCAAGCACAGGAAGAAGTTGGAGGACCACCTTGGCAGCCTGCCCTTCCCAACGTACttcgaggaggaggagggggaacTAGAAGAGGACCTGTATGATGATGACCTGTTCCGTTTTGATGAGCCATCGATAGTCTTTGAATCTGCTGAAGGGACAAAGAAGTAG